Below is a window of Methanocaldococcus jannaschii DSM 2661 DNA.
ATATTCTTTTAGGGTTTCTTCACTCCAATCATTTAATTTTATAGCTTTACTTGCTACTTCTCCAGCTATTAATCCACAATCCATAGCTAAATAAATTCCTCCACCAGTTAATGGGCTTATCTGCCCAGCAGCATCCCCCACAACTAAAAGACCATCAGTATAGGTTTTTTCTATAGGGCCAGAAACAGGAGCTCCTCCAACTTTGAATTCTATTGGTGTTGCATCCTTTAACCTATCTTTAGCTAAACCATTTTCTATGAACTCTTCTAAATATTCTATTGCCTTCTTCTTTTTATCTCTAACTCCCAAACCAACATTAGCTGTTTCTCCTTTGGGGAATATCCAAACATACCCTCCTGGAGCCACTTCATTACCAAAATAGAATTCCATCATATTTTTATCCAACAATTCAACATTTGTCATCTCATATTCAGCACAGGAGCAAATCTCCAATGGCTTTTTCTTTGCCTTTAAACCAGCATATTCAGCTATATTGCTCTCAACACCATCAGCAGCTATAACCACTTTAGTTTTTATAACATACTCCTCTCCTAAAAATTCAACTATAACATTCCAATAATCTCCGTCCCTCTCTAAACCAATAGCTGTTGTTTTTACTGCTACTTTAGCTCCTGCTTTAGCTGCCCTTATAGCCAAATATTTATCAAAAATTTTTCTCTCAACTACATATCCTTGAGCCTTATCTTGAGTTACTGTAACTTTTTTTCCAGAAGGAGAAAATAAAATTCCTCCCTTAATAATGTTTCTAACAAACTCTGGTTCTGGTTTTAATCCAAATTCCTCTATTGATGGAATTGCCTCAGCACACCTAACTGGCTCACCAATCTCTTGAGATTTCTCAATTAATAGTGTTTTAGCTCCATTCTTTGCTGATGCATAACTTGCCATACTTCCTCCGGGACCTGCTCCAACAACCACTACATCATATACATCATTTAACTCTCTCATCATTCCCCCTCTAATGCATTTAATGGACATACTATTGTGCATAACTTACAGTTATTACACTTTTTTTCATCAATAACTATAATATGTTCTATCAAATTGATAGCTAACTTTTCACAAACTCCAACGCACGCTCCACAATAACCACACTTTTTGTAGTCTATTTTTACCATAATTTCCCTCAATCTATGCTGTTAATCAAACTAAAACATTTATAAAGATTACTTAGTTGTTATTTTACTTAAATTAACATTGGACATTTATTATATATTACTATCGCCAGAATATTTAATGTTGTAATCTTTAGAGTTTTGGGTTCTTATAATTAATATTTTTGTGGTGAAATATATGGTGCTTAAAATAAAAGATAATATTTACTGCA
It encodes the following:
- a CDS encoding 4Fe-4S binding protein, translated to MVKIDYKKCGYCGACVGVCEKLAINLIEHIIVIDEKKCNNCKLCTIVCPLNALEGE
- a CDS encoding NAD(P)/FAD-dependent oxidoreductase; protein product: MRELNDVYDVVVVGAGPGGSMASYASAKNGAKTLLIEKSQEIGEPVRCAEAIPSIEEFGLKPEPEFVRNIIKGGILFSPSGKKVTVTQDKAQGYVVERKIFDKYLAIRAAKAGAKVAVKTTAIGLERDGDYWNVIVEFLGEEYVIKTKVVIAADGVESNIAEYAGLKAKKKPLEICSCAEYEMTNVELLDKNMMEFYFGNEVAPGGYVWIFPKGETANVGLGVRDKKKKAIEYLEEFIENGLAKDRLKDATPIEFKVGGAPVSGPIEKTYTDGLLVVGDAAGQISPLTGGGIYLAMDCGLIAGEVASKAIKLNDWSEETLKEYERRWKEKHYEYLMSHLKYRKILEKMSDDELDALAEALGESLDGIDLKKFVKRIITKKPSLLKYFKDLL